One Fusarium musae strain F31 chromosome 6, whole genome shotgun sequence DNA segment encodes these proteins:
- a CDS encoding hypothetical protein (EggNog:ENOG41): MSIHQQDPCVQLTSMPQLAEALGIEDDWTGTTDAAARRRAQTRLNMRAYPKGRTGKRKAQEKKAKASEIEAATIKSEAVVACWDINQESVSTVPASHAKIIYNSRKPLLAYRAKKNQSNIAFPLSSDHLITLLQYNALRALAVNRTFISGMLTTPLDCGDEDVIHVVPYPANPDSLPSALLPTVLQQTVMHCDWIDMFPSPEARDCLIRAYGTFDEDDLWADCIGGLYEGFPDDEMERRGVIAWSPPWDVSGWEMSEGFIKKWGWLFKDLPGPLEATNRWRVERGEEPFDHKDYPPSPPVSGFVISEV, from the exons ATGTCGATTCATCAGCAAGATCCATGCGTTCAGCTCACTTCTATGCCGCAACTGGCTGAG GCACTAGGCATAGAGGATGACTGGACCGGGACCACAGATGCTGCAGCAAGAAGGAGGGCGCAGACGAGGCTGAACATGAGAGCATACC CTAAGGGTAGGACAGGAAAGCGGAAGGCTCAGgaaaagaaggccaaggcatCAGAGATTGAGGCCGCAACAATCAAATCTGAAGCAGTGGTTGCATGCTGGGATATCAACCAAGAATCCGTGTCCACCGTCCCAGCATCTCATGCCAAGATTATATACAACTCCAGAAAACCCCTACTAGCGTacagagccaagaagaatcAGTCAAATATCGCCTTCCCTCTGTCTTCAGATCATCTAATCACACTTCTCCAATACAACGCTCTCCGAGCCTTGGCCGTCAACAGGACTTTCATCTCCGGCATGTTGACCACTCCTCTTGACTGCGGCGACGAAGACGTTATCCACGTGGTCCCATATCCAGCCAACCCAGATTCCCTGCCTTCAGCCCTTCTCCCCACAGTTCTCCAACAAACAGTCATGCACTGTGATTGGATTGATATGTTTCCCTCCCCAGAAGCACGGGACTGTTTGATTCGAGCTTATGGTAcctttgatgaagatgatctaTGGGCTGATTGTATTGGCGGTTTGTATGAGGGCTTTCCGGACGATGAAATGGAAAGACGTGGTGTGATTGCTTGGTCACCTCCGTGGGATGTATCAGGATGGGAAATGTCAGAGGGGTTTATTAAGAAATGGGGCTGGTTATTCAAGGACTTGCCTGGGCCGCTGGAGGCGACGAATAGATGGAGAGTTGAGAGAGGCGAGGAACCCTTTGACCATAAGGATTATCCACCAAGTCCTCCTGTGTCTGGTTTTGTTATATCAGAAGTTTAG
- a CDS encoding hypothetical protein (EggNog:ENOG41), with translation MSARLHKGLQGVLAKSPSDTVILSAVRTPICRSYKGQLKDAYPEELLASVLKATLKAHPEAPVDDVAVGVVLSELGGSKAARMALNHVGFKNTTSLYTVNRACSSSLQAIAAVSAQIQTGMIDTGIAAGMESMTRNYGSRAIPVDVWPELKTSPNRHAQDCIMPMGLTSENVAERYGVSRADQDAMAVESHRRAARARKEGRFAEEIVPVETRFQEVDKQGNKVGEEKRITVTADDGIREGVSIEALAKLKPAFKPDGASTAGNSSQVSDGAAATLLMRRSTATALGLQDRIIGKFVSAVTVGCDPDEMGIGPALAIPKLLDQVGLKTEDVSRWEINEAFASQALHCVRELGLEDAWAKEKVNPDGGAIALGHPLGATGARMTSTLLHGLKRDGGEVGVVSMCVGTGMGMAGLFVRE, from the coding sequence ATGTCGGCCCGTCTTCACAAAGGCCTTCAAGGCGTCCTCGCCAAATCCCCTTCCGACACCGTAATCCTTTCCGCCGTCCGCACTCCCATCTGCCGCTCCTACAAGGGCCAGCTCAAGGACGCATACCCAGAGGAGCTCCTCGCCAGCGTCCTCAAGGCCACTCTCAAAGCACACCCCGAGGCCCCCGTCGACGATGTAGCAGTCGGCGTGGTGCTCTCCGAGCTCGGCGGCTCCAAGGCGGCGCGCATGGCTCTCAACCACGTCGGCTTCAAGAACACCACCAGCTTGTACACTGTGAACCGCGCGTGCTCTAGTTCGCTGCAGGCCATCGCTGCTGTGTCAGCGCAGATCCAGACGGGCATGATCGACACGGGTATCGCGGCTGGTATGGAGAGCATGACGAGGAATTACGGAAGCAGAGCTATTCCTGTGGATGTGTGGCCGGAGCTGAAGACCTCGCCCAATCGCCATGCGCAGGATTGTATCATGCCTATGGGTTTGACGTCGGAGAACGTTGCGGAGCGATATGGTGTTTCGAGAGCGGACCAGGACGCTATGGCTGTTGAGTCTCATCGTCGTGCTGCTCGTGCGAGAAAGGAGGGTCGCTTTGCGGAGGAGATCGTACCTGTGGAGACGAGGTTCCAGGAGGTTGATAAGCAGGGTAACAAGGTTGGCGAGGAGAAGCGCATCACTGTCACTGCTGATGATGGTATTCGAGAGGGTGTTAGCATTGAGGCGCTTGCTAAGCTCAAGCCTGCTTTCAAGCCCGACGGTGCTTCAACGGCTGGAAACTCAAGCCAAGTCTCCGACGGTGCTGCCGCCACCCTCCTCATGCGCCGAAGCACAGCAACCGCCCTCGGCCTCCAAGACCGCATCATCGGAAAGTTCGTCTCAGCCGTGACAGTCGGCTGCGACCCCGATGAGATGGGCATCGGCCCCGCCCTCGCTATCcccaagcttctcgaccaAGTTGGTCTCAAGACGGAGGATGTGTCGCGGTGGGAGATCAACGAGGCGTTTGCCAGTCAGGCGCTGCACTGTGTGAGGGAGTTGGGACTCGAGGATGCGTGGGCGAAGGAGAAGGTTAACCCTGATGGAGGCGCTATTGCACTGGGACATCCTCTTGGAGCTACGGGAGCGAGAATGACAAGTACGCTTTTGCATGGACTTAAGAGGGATGGTGGTGAGGTCGGTGTTGTGAGTATGTGTGTTGGTACGGGTATGGGTATGGCTGGTTTGTTTGTTCGGGAGTAG
- a CDS encoding hypothetical protein (EggNog:ENOG41) yields MANFHCLPLEIRQEIYLLATPARVVHLKAKVSGCKESDGRLWLWNFNWLQGECPPKQYFYSNAPVPVLLHTCVESRAHLMKKGYQIAFKSKTQGPRTWFNYDRDVLLEDLVSCNSIHLDTDEATRVRRLAVDHITDCLYDSIGYDVLPPLHSCEDEDTCLYPLIEDFPALEEVFIVDWKPHTFPGELTRNLSYPVEPPSMRHCYDTDNLWKCVKVEDSSLFRTMQYHVIRPYSGPKIVKPPGYGPAPRIADWGTFSHRSAYLLLELAICRQSQIRSGQKPSVEDWRAPKIITPVHLIDERQEEILQQKQKIAVDELRQMREYWAPVLEERKQRIDAGGGVPSERELHYLEANRWEMTCWIEKDIFSSSESED; encoded by the coding sequence ATGGCCAACTTTCATTGCCTGCCTCTAGAAATTCGGCAGGAAATCTACCTTCTCGCCACACCAGCTCGTGTGGTCCACCTCAAAGCTAAGGTATCCGGTTGCAAGGAATCTGATGGCCGTTTGTGGCTCTGGAATTTCAACTGGCTGCAAGGTGAATGCCCCCCGAAACAATATTTCTACAGTAATGCTCCAGTCCCAGTCCTTCTTCACACTTGCGTTGAGTCCAGAGCAcatttgatgaagaagggatACCAAATCGCTTTCAAGAGCAAGACTCAGGGGCCAAGAACGTGGTTCAATTATGATCGAGACGTCTTGCTTGAAGATCTAGTATCTTGTAACTCTATACATCTCGACACCGATGAGGCTACGAGAGTGCGGCGCCTGGCTGTCGATCACATCACCGATTGTCTCTATGACTCGATAGGATATGATGTGCTGCCCCCCTTGCACTCttgtgaagacgaagatACCTGCTTGTACCCACTTATCGAGGATTTCCCAGCCTTGGAGGAGGTTTTTATAGTTGACTGGAAGCCACATACTTTCCCCGGGGAACTAACAAGGAACCTGAGCTATCCTGTCGAACCTCCTTCGATGCGACATTGTTACGATACAGACAATCTCTGGAAATGCGTTAAAGTCGAGGATAGCTCGCTGTTCCGGACGATGCAGTATCACGTCATCCGGCCATACAGTGGACCGAAAATTGTAAAGCCGCCTGGCTATGGTCCTGCACCCAGGATTGCAGACTGGGGTACCTTCAGCCATCGGAGTGCATATTTGCTGTTGGAACTTGCTATCTGCCGGCAAAGCCAAATTCGCTCTGGCCAAAAACCTTCTGTTGAAGACTGGAGGGCGccaaaaataataactccgGTACACTTGATCGATGAACGACAGGAAGAAATCCTGCAGCAGAAACAGAAGATTGCGGTCGATGAGTTGCGGCAAATGCGGGAATACTGGGCTCCTGTtttggaggagagaaagcAGCGAATAGATGCCGGGGGTGGTGTTCCTAGTGAACGTGAACTACACTACCTTGAGGCAAATCGCTGGGAGATGACGTGCTGGATTGAGAAGGATATATTTTCGAGTTCTGAATCCGAAGACTAA
- a CDS encoding hypothetical protein (EggNog:ENOG41), with translation MASPTEATQASQALQGDTIVVRHPRERQNPTTPQPQEAGPQDPAAVTLPSTEIPNSPIDPNESFRTEINEDRPAVTVIPSSLTPPPSTQVNSHASQAGPGPSKRKFSGSQQSSTLFSPPATVPNNIRERPVTTEFLPPAPHQVLEASADELRVMLQSALAEQQKLKMETAHHKLQYNLLSIQADDDAKRAAVEHEMMRREVDALRNAEFTRMARKEFDQPSEALQTKYLQMKTRYEAMLQENEILQRRVQTAKKVIKQSEDESIALHEERDMLLRRIRENREHMQMLCRPGGIFHAVMTPKQKVAVVTQGHRNSQQQQASRLQGEHGLSALLQAMSQDNNSAPSTPMHSHRPAPRVGKHHRNSQSMSSLPTTPMNRPVGTNVGLLPSVDLVPHSEPHRYSQRQFIPTTPVAKTDRRRRSRESTISADDNEELARQALESVAAAQSFTSQSRNRSDQDGEVFDSQASQAAAEMLRRDPRQSFEVAETLRNTPGPMEKTVSMQERFLSHRNGDGDKRKFSGNHSSTEEIRLDQASPAKKSKVVEPMVDEQDKLGLGIQYRQ, from the coding sequence ATGGCTTCTCCTACCGAAGCCACACAGGCTTCGCAGGCCTTACAGGGCGATACGATCGTCGTTAGGCATCCTCGCGAGCGACAGAACCCCACGACACCTCAACCTCAGGAAGCAGGACCCCAAGATCCAGCTGCGGTGACATTACCTTCGACGGAGATTCCAAATTCGCCTATCGATCCAAACGAATCCTTTAGAACCGAGATCAACGAGGACCGACCGGCCGTCACGGTTATCCCATCGTCACTTACACCGCCCCCCTCCACCCAGGTTAACAGCCATGCCAGTCAAGCTGGTCCCGGTCCCTCCAAACGAAAGTTCTCTGGCTCCCAGCAGTCGTCAACACTCTTCTCCCCACCAGCTACCGTACCCAACAACATACGCGAACGTCCTGTAACAACGGAATTCCTCCCTCCCGCTCCACACCAGGTCCTCGAAGCGTCCGCCGACGAGCTTCGCGTCATGCTTCAATCGGCTCTAGCAGAACAACAAaagctcaagatggagacCGCTCATCATAAGCTACAGTATAACTTGTTATCTATCCAGGCAGACGATGATGCCAAGCGTGCTGCTGTGGAACACGAGATGATGCGTCGCGAGGTGGACGCGTTACGGAATGCAGAATTCACCCGAATGGCTAGAAAAGAATTTGACCAGCCGTCCGAGGCATTACAAACAAAATACTTGCAGATGAAGACGCGGTATGAGGCCATGCTACAAGAGAATGAGATCCTCCAACGCCGGGTCCAGACGGCAAAGAAAGTCATCAAGCAAAGCGAGGACGAAAGCATTGCTCTTCATGAAGAGCGAGATATGTTGCTGAGACGAATACGCGAGAACAGAGAGCATATGCAGATGCTCTGTAGACCTGGGGGTATATTTCACGCAGTTATGACACCCAAACAGAAGGTCGCTGTCGTGACACAAGGGCATAGGaactctcaacaacagcaggcTTCTAGATTACAAGGCGAGCATGGTCTATCGGCATTGTTGCAGGCTATGAGCCAGGATAACAACAGCGCACCTTCGACACCGATGCATTCTCACCGCCCTGCACCACGCGTCGGGAAACACCACCGCAACTCGCAATCCATGTCGTCACTACCCACGACGCCTATGAACCGGCCGGTGGGTACAAACGTTGGGCTTCTTCCATCGGTGGATCTGGTACCTCACTCGGAGCCTCATCGATACTCCCAGAGACAGTTCATTCCTACGACACCTGTGGCCAAGACTGACCGCCGCCGTAGGAGTCGAGAGAGCACTATTTCAGCAGACGATAATGAAGAGCTAGCTAGGCAGGCGCTCGAGTCGGTTGCCGCAGCTCAGTCGTTTACATCGCAGTCACGAAACCGGAGCGACCAGGACGGAGAGGTATTTGATAGCCAGGCTAGTCAAGCTGCAGCAGAGATGTTGCGGCGAGATCCGCGGCAGAGCTTTGAGGTGGCCGAAACCTTGAGAAACACACCAGGACCAATGGAGAAGACAGTTAGCATGCAGGAGAGATTTCTTTCCCACCGAAATGGAGATGGCGACAAGCGAAAATTCAGCGGCAACCATTCATCCACCGAGGAGATACGGCTCGATCAAGCAAGTCCAGCGAAGAAGTCCAAAGTAGTTGAACCAATGGTCGATGAGCAAGATAAGCTAGGACTGGGGATTCAGTATAGACAGTGA